One Gossypium raimondii isolate GPD5lz chromosome 3, ASM2569854v1, whole genome shotgun sequence genomic window carries:
- the LOC105795735 gene encoding uncharacterized protein LOC105795735, translated as MVANCRLARSMNVEIYSRRLETFRVTESISRQPGVPTRSYGVDLRNRRCECRRFETLHYPCAHVMAACAKVNVNVEQYVDDVYTLERTLRVWENEFPVLPDLSTWEVPLTTFELLPDRGLRRNPRGRSQSSRIRNEMDIREKSDVKRCGICRLSGHSRNKCPNRNFHVGQSSGSGRN; from the coding sequence ATGGTCGCAAACTGTCGGTTGGCGAGGTcaatgaatgtagaaatatattcacgacgACTGGAAACATTTCGAGTTACTGAGAGCATCAGTCGTCAACCTGGTGTACCAACTAGGTCTTACGGAGTTGATCTCCGGAACCGACGGTGCGAGTGCAGAAGGttcgaaacacttcattatccctGTGCGCATGTCATGGCAGCGTGTGCTAAAGTTAACGTCAATGTTGAacaatatgtcgatgatgtgtacacgctGGAGCGCACATTGCGTGTCTGGGAAAATGAGTTCCCCGTCTTGCCTGACCTATCAACGTGGGAGGTGCCTTTGACGACTTTCGAGCTTCTCCCAGACAGAGGGCTGCGGAGGAATCCGAGAGGTCGTTCGCAGTCAAGCAGAATCCGTAATGAAATGGACATCAGGGAGAAGTCTGACGTAAAGCGTTGTGGAATATGCAGGTTAAGTGGTCATAGTCGGAATAAATGCCCTAACCGAAACTTTCATGTTGGACAGTCGTCCGGATCGGGTCGTAATTGA